The genomic region CGGCCGCGACCTTCAGGCCGCCGCGCAGGCGGTTCACGACCAGGGTCGCGAGGGCCTCGCCTTCGACATCCTCGGCGACGATGACCAGCGGCTTGCCGGTCTGCACCACGGCCTCGAGCAGCGGCAGCAGCTCGTTCAGCGAGGAGAGCTTCTTCTCGTTGATGAGGATGTAGGCGTCGTCCATCTCAACGCGCATCTTGTCGGCGTTGGTGACGAAGTAGGGCGAGATGTAGCCGCGGTCGAACTGCATGCCCTCGACCACGTCGAGCTCGGTCTCGAGCGACTTGGCTTCCTCGACGGTGATGACGCCCTCGTTGCCGACCTTCTTCATGGCGTCGGCGAGGAACTTGCCGATCTCGGCATCGCCGTTGGCCGAGATAGTGCCGACCTGGGCGATCTCCTCGTTCGAGGTGACCTTCTTCGAGTTCTTCTCGAGGTCCGCCACGACGGCCTCGACGGCGAGGTCGATACCGCGCTTGAGGTCCATCGGGTTCATGCCGGCCGCAACCGCCTTGGCGCCCTCGCGCACGATCGCGGCTGCGAGCACGGTCGCGGTGGTGGTGCCGTCGCCGGCCGCGTCAGCGGACTTGGAGGCGACCTCGCGCACCATCTGCGCCCCCATGTTCTCGAACTTGTCTTCGAGCTCGATCTCCTTGGCGACGGCGACGCCGTCCTTGGTGATGCGGGGAGCGCCGAACGACTTGTCGAGCACGACGTTGCGGCCCTTCGGGCCAAGCGTGACCCTCACCGCATTGGCGAGGATGTCGACGCCGCGCAGCATGCGGTCGCGAGAGTCGACGCCGAATTTGACTTCTTTGGCTGACATATCTGGATGTCCCTGAGTTAAGCCGCTCTTACCTTTGAGGCGACGCCCGCTGGCGCTCCTCGGTGCGAGCGGTGGATTAGGCTGCCTTCTTCTTGGACGAGGTGTCGGTGAGAACGCCCATGATGTCGCTCTCCTTCATGATCAACAGCTCCTGACCGTCGATCTTGACCTCGGTGCCCGACCACTTGCCGAACAGCACGCGGTCGCCGATCTGCACGTCGATCGGGATCAGCTTGCCGTTCTCATCGCGGCCGCCAGGGCCAACGGCGATGACTTCGCCCTGGGAGGGCTTTTCCTTGGCGGTGTCGGGAATGATGATGCCGCCAGCGGACTTCTCCTCAGCTTCGATGCGCTTGACCACGACGCGGTCGTGAACCGGACGGAATTTCATGCCATCCTCCTTGATTGTTGTGAATATTTTTGCGTTGGCA from Bradyrhizobium sp. CB1015 harbors:
- the groES gene encoding co-chaperone GroES, which encodes MKFRPVHDRVVVKRIEAEEKSAGGIIIPDTAKEKPSQGEVIAVGPGGRDENGKLIPIDVQIGDRVLFGKWSGTEVKIDGQELLIMKESDIMGVLTDTSSKKKAA
- the groL gene encoding chaperonin GroEL (60 kDa chaperone family; promotes refolding of misfolded polypeptides especially under stressful conditions; forms two stacked rings of heptamers to form a barrel-shaped 14mer; ends can be capped by GroES; misfolded proteins enter the barrel where they are refolded when GroES binds) yields the protein MSAKEVKFGVDSRDRMLRGVDILANAVRVTLGPKGRNVVLDKSFGAPRITKDGVAVAKEIELEDKFENMGAQMVREVASKSADAAGDGTTTATVLAAAIVREGAKAVAAGMNPMDLKRGIDLAVEAVVADLEKNSKKVTSNEEIAQVGTISANGDAEIGKFLADAMKKVGNEGVITVEEAKSLETELDVVEGMQFDRGYISPYFVTNADKMRVEMDDAYILINEKKLSSLNELLPLLEAVVQTGKPLVIVAEDVEGEALATLVVNRLRGGLKVAAVKAPGFGDRRKAMLQDIAILTGGQAISEDLGIKLENVTLNMLGRAKKVMIDKENTTIVNGAGKKADIEARVAQIKAQIEETTSDYDREKLQERQAKLAGGVAVIRVGGATEVEVKERKDRVDDAMHATRAAVEEGILPGGGVALLRASEHLKGIRTKNDDQKTGVEIVRKALSAPARQIAINAGEDGSVIVGKVLEKDQYGFGFDAQTGEYGNLVSKGIIDPTKVVRVAIQNASSVAALLITTEAMVAELPKKAAAGPAMPPGGGMGGMDF